The proteins below are encoded in one region of Hordeum vulgare subsp. vulgare chromosome 3H, MorexV3_pseudomolecules_assembly, whole genome shotgun sequence:
- the LOC123444566 gene encoding BTB/POZ domain-containing protein At5g03250-like translates to MVIMKLGSKPDIFVLEGLTWRCMTELESDVVVEVGDVSFYLHKFPLLSRSGVLQRLISEYHPASDGGMCTLQLDDIPGGAKAFELAARFCYDVKIELNALNVVCLRCAAEYLGMTDEYAEGNLIAQAESFLADVLANWKDCVRALETCEGVLPTAEDLHIVPRCITALASKACASDAAAWSTHGAKNAASLDRDALWNGIGSGDTPRAAASAMDWWYEDVSLLSLPMFKRLIQAMEAKSMRAESIAGAIMFYAGRLLPGLKRSASFSNASFADYVGGAGSRSATPRSATASLSGTSEGDQRYFLEEIVALVPTKKGVTSTKFLLGLLRTAMLLHASPLCRENLERRIGAQLEDASLDDLLVPNLGYTVETLYDIDCVQRILDYFMSSMDGLGTGYTSPALAEEGSQLGLPQAATPPAVAPIAMVAKLMDGYLAEVAPDTNLKLPKFQALAAVVPDYARTVDDGIYRAMDIYLKSHPWLSESEREQLCRLMNCQKLSLEACTHAAQNERLPLRVVVQVLFFEQLRLRTSIAGWFFVSDNAAATDGAHPHHPSNAGAIVPKGSAVVDSGMAGQDDAVAMTCTPEGKGGEAITDVRARVSELEKECVTMKQEIRRLGKPRRSWSILTRKCGFGAKVQQAQPAMSGK, encoded by the exons atggtgatcatgaagctgggCTCCAAGCCGGACATCTTCGTCCTCGAAGGCCTCACATG GAGATGCATGACCGAGCTCGAGAGTGATGTCGTCGTCGAAGTAGGAGACGTGTCCTTTTATCTTCACAAG TTCCCGCTGCTGAGCCGGAGCGGCGTGCTGCAGCGTCTGATCAGCGAGTACCACCCGGCGTCGGACGGCGGCATGTGCACGCTGCAGCTGGACGACATCCCGGGCGGCGCCAAGGCGTTCGAGCTGGCGGCGCGCTTCTGCTACGACGTCAAGATCGAGCTCAACGCGCTCAACGTGGTGTGCCTCCGGTGCGCCGCCGAGTACCTGGGCATGACGGACGAGTACGCGGAGGGCAACCTGATCGCGCAGGCCGAGTCGTTCCTCGCCGACGTGCTCGCCAACTGGAAGGACTGCGTCAGGGCGCTGGAGACCTGCGAGGGCGTGCTCCCCACCGCCGAGGACCTCCACATCGTCCCCCGCTGCATCACCGCGCTCGCCTCCAAGGCCTGCGCCTCCGACGCCGCCGCCTGGTCCACGCACGGCGCCAAGAACGCCGCCAGCCTCGACAGGGACGCGCTCTGGAACGGCATCGGCTCGGGCGAcacgccgcgcgccgccgcctcggCCATGGACTGGTGGTACGAGGACGTGTCGCTCCTGAGCCTGCCCATGTTCAAGCGGCtgatccaggccatggaggccaagAGCATGCGCGCCGAGAGCATCGCCGGCGCCATCATGTTCTACGCGGGGCGGCTCCTCCCGGGCCTCAAGCGCAGCGCCAGCTTCAGCAACGCCAGCTTCGCGGACTACGTCGGCGGCGCCGGCAGCCGTAGCGCCACCCCGCGCTCCGCCACCGCCAGCCTCTCCGGGACGTCCGAGGGCGACCAGAGGTACTTCCTGGAGGAGATCGTGGCGCTGGTGCCGACCAAGAAGGGCGTCACCTCCACCAAGTTCCTGCTCGGGCTGCTCCGCACGGCCATGCTCCTCCACGCCAGCCCGCTGTGCCGGGAGAACCTGGAGCGGCGCATCGGCGCGCAGCTGGAGGACGCCTCCCTCGACGATCTGCTGGTGCCCAACCTCGGCTACACCGTGGAGACGCTGTACGACATCGATTGCGTGCAGAGGATACTGGACTACTTCATGTCGTCGATGGACGGGCTGGGGACCGGGTACACGTCGCCGGCGCTggcggaggagggcagccagctgGGGCTGCCCCAGGccgcgacgccgcccgccgtggcTCCGATCGCCATGGTGGCCAAGCTCATGGACGGGTACCTCGCGGAGGTGGCGCCGGACACCAACCTCAAGCTGCCCAAGTTCCAGGCGCTCGCCGCCGTGGTGCCCGACTACGCGCGGACCGTCGACGACGGCATCTACCGCGCCATGGACATATACCTCAAG TCGCACCCGTGGCTGTCGGAGTCGGAGCGGGAGCAGCTGTGCCGGCTGATGAACTGCCAGAAGCTGTCGCTGGAGGCGTGCACGCACGCGGCGCAGAACGAGCGGCTGCCGCTGCGGGTGGTGGTGCAGGTGCTCTTCTTCGAGCAGCTGCGCCTCCGCACCTCCATCGCCGGGTGGTTCTTCGTGTCGGACAACGCGGCGGCCACCGACGGCGCTCACCCGCACCACCCGAGCAACGCCGGCGCCATCGTCCCCAAGGGCAGTGCGGTCGTGGACAGCGGCATGGCCGGTCAGGACGACGCCGTCGCCATGACGTGCACGCCcgaggggaagggaggggaggccatcacggacgtgAGGGCGCGGGTGTCGGAGCTGGAGAAGGAGTGCGTGACCATGAAGCAGGAGATCCGGCGGCTCGGGAAGCCCCGGAGGTCGTGGAGCATCCTCACCAGGAAGTGCGGCTTCGGGGCCAAGGTGCAGCAGGCGCAGCCTGCCATGAGCGGCAAATAG